A window of the Gossypium hirsutum isolate 1008001.06 chromosome A05, Gossypium_hirsutum_v2.1, whole genome shotgun sequence genome harbors these coding sequences:
- the LOC107959080 gene encoding DNA repair protein RAD51 homolog 4 isoform X1, giving the protein MARLANLETEYPVLDSTVRNFCASHGIFSVEDFLIHDLYMLAAFAEQNNSSERLKEGIAQVLSIIDDMHQPWLNGMELLEDAKRNKHVFPTGIQGIDLLLGGGIRVGQLTELVGPSSSGKTQVCLRTASNVARNHLVLYLDTGNSFSPQRIAYFLGKTINPSSAQAKNQFLQKVMSNISCHSVFDIFAMFDVLHQLESYLRCQDGRGGCQMRLLIVDSISSLISPVLGSSSTQGRALMTSAGYLLKKLAHQHNLAVLIINHTVGGEGGYSKPALGDSWKCIPHSRLFLSCDRGSNNYNVSILRHPSMASGKAARFVI; this is encoded by the exons ATGGCACGATTGGCAAATCTAGAGACTGAGTATCCAGTTTTAGATTCCACTGTCCGAAACTTCTGCGCTTCTCATGGCATTTTCTCAG TTGAAGATTTCCTGATTCATGATCTCTATATGTTAGCTGCTTTTGCGGAACAAAACAATTCTTCTGAGAGATTAAAGGAG GGGATTGCTCAAGTTCTATCTATCATAGATGACATGCATCAGCcatggttgaatggaatggaattgtTGGAAGATGCTAAAAGGAATAAACATGTCTTTCCTACTGGAATTCAAGG GATTGATTTGTTACTCGGAGGTGGGATCCGTGTTGGCCAATTAACTGAATTAGTTGGACCATCATCTTCTGGTAAAACACAA GTTTGCTTGCGAACAGCATCAAATGTTGCAAGGAATCATTTGGTGCTGTACTTAGATACAGGCAACTCGTTTTCACCTCAACGCATTGCCTACTTCCTAGGAAAGACCATTAATCCCTCATCTGCTCAG GCCAAAAACCAATTTCTGCAAAAAGTAATGAGCAACATATCATGTCATTCTGTGTTTGACATCTTTGCAATGTTTGACGTGCTACATCAGCTAGAATCTTATTTGAGATGTCAG GACGGAAGAGGAGGTTGTCAGATGCGATTGCTAATAGTTGATTCAATATCATCGCTGATCTCCCCTGTACTTGGAAGCTCTAGCACACAGG GGCGGGCTTTGATGACATCTGCTGGATATTTGCTTAAAAAGCTAGCACATCAGCATAATCTTGCAGTACTT ATTATCAATCACACGGTAGGTGGTGAGGGAGGGTATTCCAAACCGGCTCTTGGAGATAGCTGGAAGTGCATTCCACATTCAAGGCTTTTCCTCTCCTGTGACCGTGGGAGCAACAACTACAATGTTTCCATTTTAAGACACCCATCCATG GCCTCTGGGAAGGCTGCAAGGTTTGTGATCTAG
- the LOC107959080 gene encoding DNA repair protein RAD51 homolog 4 isoform X3, translating to MARLANLETEYPVLDSTVRNFCASHGIFSVEDFLIHDLYMLAAFAEQNNSSERLKEGIAQVLSIIDDMHQPWLNGMELLEDAKRNKHVFPTGIQGIDLLLGGGIRVGQLTELVGPSSSGKTQVCLRTASNVARNHLVLYLDTGNSFSPQRIAYFLGKTINPSSAQAKNQFLQKVMSNISCHSVFDIFAMFDVLHQLESYLRCQDGRGGCQMRLLIVDSISSLISPVLGSSSTQGLNISYTA from the exons ATGGCACGATTGGCAAATCTAGAGACTGAGTATCCAGTTTTAGATTCCACTGTCCGAAACTTCTGCGCTTCTCATGGCATTTTCTCAG TTGAAGATTTCCTGATTCATGATCTCTATATGTTAGCTGCTTTTGCGGAACAAAACAATTCTTCTGAGAGATTAAAGGAG GGGATTGCTCAAGTTCTATCTATCATAGATGACATGCATCAGCcatggttgaatggaatggaattgtTGGAAGATGCTAAAAGGAATAAACATGTCTTTCCTACTGGAATTCAAGG GATTGATTTGTTACTCGGAGGTGGGATCCGTGTTGGCCAATTAACTGAATTAGTTGGACCATCATCTTCTGGTAAAACACAA GTTTGCTTGCGAACAGCATCAAATGTTGCAAGGAATCATTTGGTGCTGTACTTAGATACAGGCAACTCGTTTTCACCTCAACGCATTGCCTACTTCCTAGGAAAGACCATTAATCCCTCATCTGCTCAG GCCAAAAACCAATTTCTGCAAAAAGTAATGAGCAACATATCATGTCATTCTGTGTTTGACATCTTTGCAATGTTTGACGTGCTACATCAGCTAGAATCTTATTTGAGATGTCAG GACGGAAGAGGAGGTTGTCAGATGCGATTGCTAATAGTTGATTCAATATCATCGCTGATCTCCCCTGTACTTGGAAGCTCTAGCACACAGG GACTCAATATATCATATACTGCTTAA
- the LOC107959080 gene encoding DNA repair protein RAD51 homolog 4 isoform X2: MARLANLETEYPVLDSTVRNFCASHGIFSAAFAEQNNSSERLKEGIAQVLSIIDDMHQPWLNGMELLEDAKRNKHVFPTGIQGIDLLLGGGIRVGQLTELVGPSSSGKTQVCLRTASNVARNHLVLYLDTGNSFSPQRIAYFLGKTINPSSAQAKNQFLQKVMSNISCHSVFDIFAMFDVLHQLESYLRCQDGRGGCQMRLLIVDSISSLISPVLGSSSTQGRALMTSAGYLLKKLAHQHNLAVLIINHTVGGEGGYSKPALGDSWKCIPHSRLFLSCDRGSNNYNVSILRHPSMASGKAARFVI, encoded by the exons ATGGCACGATTGGCAAATCTAGAGACTGAGTATCCAGTTTTAGATTCCACTGTCCGAAACTTCTGCGCTTCTCATGGCATTTTCTCAG CTGCTTTTGCGGAACAAAACAATTCTTCTGAGAGATTAAAGGAG GGGATTGCTCAAGTTCTATCTATCATAGATGACATGCATCAGCcatggttgaatggaatggaattgtTGGAAGATGCTAAAAGGAATAAACATGTCTTTCCTACTGGAATTCAAGG GATTGATTTGTTACTCGGAGGTGGGATCCGTGTTGGCCAATTAACTGAATTAGTTGGACCATCATCTTCTGGTAAAACACAA GTTTGCTTGCGAACAGCATCAAATGTTGCAAGGAATCATTTGGTGCTGTACTTAGATACAGGCAACTCGTTTTCACCTCAACGCATTGCCTACTTCCTAGGAAAGACCATTAATCCCTCATCTGCTCAG GCCAAAAACCAATTTCTGCAAAAAGTAATGAGCAACATATCATGTCATTCTGTGTTTGACATCTTTGCAATGTTTGACGTGCTACATCAGCTAGAATCTTATTTGAGATGTCAG GACGGAAGAGGAGGTTGTCAGATGCGATTGCTAATAGTTGATTCAATATCATCGCTGATCTCCCCTGTACTTGGAAGCTCTAGCACACAGG GGCGGGCTTTGATGACATCTGCTGGATATTTGCTTAAAAAGCTAGCACATCAGCATAATCTTGCAGTACTT ATTATCAATCACACGGTAGGTGGTGAGGGAGGGTATTCCAAACCGGCTCTTGGAGATAGCTGGAAGTGCATTCCACATTCAAGGCTTTTCCTCTCCTGTGACCGTGGGAGCAACAACTACAATGTTTCCATTTTAAGACACCCATCCATG GCCTCTGGGAAGGCTGCAAGGTTTGTGATCTAG